GCTCCGCGACGTCCACCAGCTTCAGCGTACGGCGTCGCCCGGGCCCGGCCGTTGGCGGCCCGGCCACTCGGGTCACGCCCACCTGTGCCGCGGGCGCCTGCGTCACGGGCACTTGCGTCGCCGGCGCCGGCTGTCGCTCCGGCCGCGGCGTCGAAGCCGGCGCCGGCTCCAGCGGCCGCAGGGCGCCGTCCGCCATGGCCAGCAACGTGTCGCAGGCCGCAAAGGCGCTGGCCCGGTGGGCGATGATTACCGCCGCCCCGCCGCGCGCCTTGAGCGCCGCCACCGCGCGATCGAGCGCCGCTGCCCCCTCCGCGTCCAGATGCGCATCCGGCTCGTCCAGCACCACGACCGCCGGATCGCCGTAGAAGGCCCGCGCGAGCGCGATCCGCTGGCGCTGGCCGCCCGACAGCGCCGCCCCGCCGGCGGCCACTTCGAAGTCATAGCCGCCCGGAAGCGAGAGGATCATGGCGTGCGCGCCAGCGTGCTGCGCCGCCGCCACGACCGCCTCGGGGTCCGGTTCGGGCGCGAGCCGCGCGATGTTCTCCGCCACCGTCCCCTCGAACAGCACCACTTCCTGGGGCAGCCAGCCGAGATGGCGCGAGAGCGCGGCCTCGCCGTACTGGTCGAGCCCCGCACCCGCCAGCGTCACCTTGCCGGCGAGCGGCGTCCACACGCCCGCCAGCGCCCGCGCCAGGGTCGACTTGCCCGCCGCGGAAGGGCCGGCGATCCCCACCGCCGCGCCGGGATGCAGCGCGAAGGACGCGCCCCGTACCGCCGGGCGCGTCGCACCAGGCGCGCCGACATAAAGCTTGTCCGCCGCCAGAAGCGGCTGCCCCGCCTTGCGGAGCGCCGCCGGATCGGGCGCCGGCAGCGGCGTCCCCAAGGGCTCTTCCGGGGTCTCCGAAAGCAGGCGCGAGAGCGCGCGCCGGCCTTCCAGCGCCCGCTGCAAAACCGGCCACTGAGCCACCGCCTGGTCGATCGGAGCGAGCGCCCGGCCCAGCAGGATCGAAGCCGCGATCATGATCCCCGGCGTGATGGATCCCTGAATCGCCAGCCAGCCGCCGAGCCCCAGCATCATCGACTGCAGGAACAGCCTGAGCGTGCGCGTCGTCGCCGCGAAGGCCCCGCCGCGGTCGGAGGACGCAATGGTCGCCCCCAGCGCCCGGTTCCGGATCGCGGCCAGCCGCGTGAGGGCCGTGCCACGCATGCCGAGGCCGCGCACGGTCTCCCCGCCGGCGCGCATCTGTTCGGTGAGCTGGAAGGCCCGCGCCGAGGCTTCTCCCGCCTCCTTCTGCAGCCGCCCCGTGCGCGCCTGGTTCATCAGCGCCAGCCCGAGAAGAAGGATGCCGGACGACACCGCCAGCAGACCGAGCATCCAGTGGAACAGGAACAGGGCGAACAGGAAGACCGGGGTCCAGGGCGCGTCGAAGAACGCGAACGGCCCCGGACCGGAGGCGAATCGCTGCATCGCCTCCAGGTCGGCAAGGCCGGTCGCCGGCGCGGAGCGCGCCTGCGGCGACCGGCCCGCGCGGGTGAGGATCGCCCCCAGCACGCGCGGGTCCATGCGTGCCTGAAAGCGGGCGCCGGCCCGGGCCAGCACGCGCGCGCGGAAATGGTCGAGCAGCCCCATCATCAGGAACAGGAACGCCACGATGCCGACCAGGGCCAGGAGCGTCGCCTCCGAGCGCGAGGGCAGCACCCGGTCGTAGATCTGGAGCATGAAGACGGGTCCGGTCAGCATCAGGAGGTTGACGAAGGCGCTGAACAGACCGATGTACGCGAACGATCGGCGACTCTCGTTCATCGCCGCGCGGATCTCCGCGGCGCCTGCCGCTGGATGCGTGGCCGTCATCGCCACCTCGGCCGTCCGGTCTTGCCGTCCCGGAGGGCGGCGGCGGCGCTCGCAAACTCGGTCCTTTCGACCGCCGCAACCCTGGGCCACGGGAGAGTGTAGCTACGATCTGGGTGGGGAAGGGGCCGCCCGTCCATCAAGCGGGGCCCGGTCTGCCCTTCGCGGCGGTGGGTAGGCGCGATGAGCGCGCCTGCAAGGTTCGATTTCATCGGATCGTCCATTGCCCGGCCCGCTTCCGGTGCTTCGGCGCGACGGAGCGATGTTCTTTCCGTGGCGGTGGCGGTCTCGCCAAAGAAAAAAACGTATCGATACATAGTCATTATTGTCAATAAGGGAAAGGATTCGCCGGAGTCAAGCACAAATGTCGCACTTCGAGGAGGGCGATGGGGACGGTGAAGGAGGTTCTCTTCCGGAGGGGACGGCCGCGCGGCGACTACGAGACGGAGATCCGGGACGCGAGTGAGAAGATTGCCTTCACGCGCCCGCTCCCTTCAGCGCCGCCAGCATGTCCTCGGTGCGGGTGAGCTTGACCCGGGGCCGTCCGCTTGCCTTGCCGCGCGCGGTCTCGATGTCGTCGAGACGGAGCCAGTCCTGGTAGGACACGTACTGGGGCCGGCGTTCCCGTACCAGCCGCTCGGCGCCGGCTACCTCGGGGTGGGCCGGGTCCAACACCGCGCCGGCCTGCAGGTCTTCCAGCATGCGTTCGACGGTTTCCCCGGCATCGGGCTTGTTGGTGCCGATGACGCCGCTGGGGCCGCGCTTGATCCACCCGGACGCGTAGAGGCCGACGAGGGGCCCTTTGCCTTGCCCGGCCAGCACGCGGCCCCTGTCGTTGGGGATCACGCCGCGCCGCTCGTCGAACGGGACTCCGGGCAGCGCCACGCCGAGGTAGCCGACGGAACGGAAGACGATGTCCGCCGGGATGGTCTCGGTAACCGCGGTGGCGCGCGGCCGCAAGCCGCCGTTGTCGGCGTAGAGCTCGTTCCGTACCAGGTGGACAGCGCGTACCTGGCCGTCCGCGTCGCCGATGAGCTCCGTCGGCGAAAGCAGGAAGCGGATGCTGAGCCGGCGCGATTTTCCGGTGGGCGCCCGGCCGGCGTAACTCTGGAGGATTTCGAGCTTCCGGACCAGGGCCTTGTCCCCATGGGCGTCGACGTGGGCCTGGCTGAGAGCATCGAGTCGGGCCTCTTCCGGCAGCACCTCCACGTCGGCGTCCGCCAGCTCTCCCATCTCCTTGATCTCGGGATTCGTGAAGGCGGCCTGGGCCGGTCCCCGTCGCCCGATGAGATAGACGTTCCGGATACGGCTCTCCCGGAGCGCTTCCAGCGCATAGTCGGCGATATCGGTGACGGCCAGCTCCTCGTGGCACCGGCACAGGATGCGGGCCACGTCGATGGCCACGTTGCCGACGCCGATGACCGCGGCGTTCTCACCGGACAGGTCGAAGCGGCGGTCGCGGTAGTCGGGGTGTCCGTTGTACCACGCCACGAACTCGGTGGCGGCGTGGCTGCCCTCGAGGTCTTCGCCCGGGATGCCGAGATTGCGGTCGGTCTGGGCGCCGGTGGTGAAGCAGACTTGGTGGTAGTGGGCCGTGAGATCGGTCAGGTGAACGTCCCTGCCGTAACACACGTTGCCATAGAAGCGGAAGTTGGGCTTTCGCGCCGCCCGGTCGTAGACCCGCACCACCGACTTGATCTTCTGATGATCGGGAGCGACGCCCCCGCGCACGAGGCCGAACGGGGTCGCCAGCTCGTCGAACATGTCGACCTCGACGCTCAGACCCTGCTCTTTGAACAAGCGTTCGACGACGTAGAAGCCCGCCGGACCCGAACCGATGATGGCAACTCTGAGAGGATTGTCGTCGGTCCCCGCGTTGGGCATGAGGGTCTCCCGTTGTCGCTGCCGCCATGAGGGGCAACGGTCCGGCCCTTCGAACCCTTCCCCTGTTCACATTGTACGGCATTCGCCGGGCGGTTGCCAGTTTTCCCTACGGCCCTTCCGGCAGGGTGTCCGGCGGTCCTTCGCCTTGATGGTCCACGGTATTCATGTTACTGGTTTTCTTCACCTTTTGCGGGTTTCCACTCGTCAAGACCGTCGTGCGGCGTGTCACCATACGCGTGAGACGCCGCACGAAAGCCTCCGGTAATTCCGTCCTTGTACGGCCGCTCGGTCCGGGGCGTCGGGAAAACGCCCGGTGCGAGCGGCTATTGGAGAGCGCCTTCATGCGTATCATCTTGTTGGGTCCGCCTGGAGCGGGCAAGGGAACTCAGGCGGAGTCCATCGTTGCGGCGTTCGGCATCCCCCAGATATCCACCGGCGACATGCTGCGGGCGGCGGTCAAGGAAGGCACGGCGCTGGGAGCGCGGGTCAAGTCCGTGATGGAGTCGGGCCGGCTCGTATCCGACGAGATCATCGTGGATCTCATCAAGGAGCGCATCCAGGATCCGGATTGCCGCGACGGGTTTCTCTTCGACGGATTCCCGCGGACGCTGGCCCAGGCGGAGGCGTTGCGGGCAAACGACATCCCGGTGACCCACGTGGTGGAGATCGATGTGCCCCCCGAGGAGGTGGTCACCCGGCTCAGCGGACGGCGCGTGCACCCGGCATCGGGGCGCATCTATCATGTGGCGTTCAACCCGCCCAAGACCGAAGGCAAGGACGACGTCACCGGGGAGGAACTCGTGCAGCGGGACGACGACCGGGAGGAGACGGTGCGCCGGCGGCTGGAGGTCTACGGCGAGCAGACCGCGCCGCTGGTGGACTACTACACCCGCTGGCAGGATCGGGGCGACCCGGCGGCGCCGCGTTACATCAAGGTGTCGGGGGTGGGCCGGGTCGAGAACGTGGGGGAGGCGATCCTCTCCAGGCTGAAGGAGGAGGCATCGTGAGCCCGCACCCTCGAGTGACCGCCGACGACTTCGATGCCGTCCTGTTCGATCTCGACGGCGTGCTGACCTCCACCGCCCGGGTCCACTCCGTGTGCTGGAAAAAGATGTTCGACGAGTATCTGCGGCAGCGCGCCGCGGACACCGGCGAAGCCTTCGTGCCTTTCGACCCGGACGGCGACTACAAGCGGTACGTGGACGGCAAGCCCCGCTACGACGGGGTCCGGAGCTTCCTGGAGTCGCGGGGAATCGAGTTACCCGACGGCGACCCGGACGACCCTCCGTCGGCATCGAGCGCGTGCGGCCTCGGCAATCGCAAGGACCGGCTGTTCAACGAGGTGCTGAAGGCGGAAGGGGCGGAGACGTACGACGGCACCATCCGTTGGGCCCGGGCACTCCGCGGCCTGGGCATCAAGACGGCGGTGGTGTCCTCCAGCAAGAACTGCAAGTCCATCATGGAGGTTGCGGGCATCGAGGACCTGTTCGACATGCGGATGGACGGCGAGATCGCCCAGCGGCTCCGCATCCCCGGAAAGCCCGCGCCCGACACCTATCTCAGGGCCGCCCAAGAGCTGGGCGTCCGCCCGGAGAGAGCGGTGGTGGTGGAGGATGCCCTTTCCGGCGTTCAGGCCGGCCGCCGGGGCGGCTTCGGCCTGGTCATCGGCGTGGACCGGCACGGCGACGCCGATGACCTTCGCGAGAACGGCGCGGACTTCGTGGTGACGGACCTGGCGGAGATGCTGGACGAGTAGCCGCCCGGTTGCCGTCGTTCAGTCGGCCTCCGGAAAGAACCTTTCGTAGCAGGCGCGGACGCGCTCCCGGCGTTTTTCGTAGTCCCGCAGCAGGGCAGCGCCCGGCGACCCGCGCCGCTTCTCCCCGTAGCCGAGGGCCAGGGCCACGGCCCGAAGCCGGCCCGGCTCGCGTTCCAGGACGTGGGTGTCCTGATCCCGCTCGATCCGCAGGCGATGGCCCAGGCGGCGCAGGAAGGTATATCCTTCCACCAGAATCCGGTAGTCCCGGGCGCCGAGGAGGCGCAACTCCCGTAGCGCGGCCGCCGCGCCCAGTGTGTCCCGTTGGCGCAACGCGGCGTGTTCGTGCCCGAAACGCAACTGCAGCATTTGCACCAGGAACTCCACGTCGATCAGCCCGCCGCGCCCCGCCTTCACGTCGAAACGGGAACCGTCCTCGCGCGCCAGCTCCCGCTCCATGCGCATGCGCAGGTGGTCAATCTCCCGCACGTCTTGCCGACCGAAGTCGTCCTGGAAGGCGAAACGCTCGGCGATGTCCTCGGCCTCGGCGCCGAGGTCCGCGTCCCCGGCGGCGAAGCGCGCCCGGATCAGCGCCTGCCTTTCCCACAACTGCGAGCTGGTCTCGTGGTAGCGGCGGAAGGCGTCGAGAGACGCGACCAGCGGTCCAGAACGCCCGGAGGGCCGCAGCCGCATGTCGAGCTGATAGGCGATGCCCTCGGCGGTGGGCGCGGAGAGGCAGGTCATGAGCGTCTGTCCGAGCCTGACGTAGTACTCGTGGGACGACAGCGAATCCGACCGTGCGCCCCTGGTCCGCGGCTTCTCGGGCTCATCGTAGAGGAAGATGAGGTCGAGGTCGGAGTTGTAATCGAGCTGCCGCTCGCCGAGTTTCCCCATGGCCACCACCGCGAACCGTCCAGGTTCCGGCGCCCCATGCCGGCGCTCCATCTCGCTCCCGGCCAGAGCGAGGGCCGCCTCCAGACAGGCCTCGGCCAGAGCGGTCAGTTGCGCGACGGCATCGTCGAAGTCCAGCTCTCCGCCGAGATCGTGGAGGCCGAGCCGAAGGAACTCCTCGACGCGGTAGCGTCTCAGGCGGTCCAGACTGTCCTCCAGGTCGCGCGCCTCCGCCATGGCGGTCCGGAGCTCTTCCAGCATCTCCGCCCGAGTCTTCACCACCCGGGTGAGGTCCACCCGGATGAGGCTGTCGAGCAGCTCGGGACGGTTCACGAACAGTTCGGAAAGGAACCGGCTGTGAGCGAAGAGGTCGATGAGCAGCCGCGTGGTCTTGGGATTCTCCGCCAGCAGGGTGAGAAAACCCGTGCGTGCGCCGATGCGGCAGCCGAACCCGGCCATGTGGTGCAGCGCCTGCTGCGGTTCCCCCGACGCCACGATGGCCTCCATCAGGGCCGGCATCAGGTCGCGCATGACCTTGCGGCGCTTGGGGCCGGGAGGCGTGGCGCCGCTTCCGTCACGCACCGCCAGAAGGTCCCGGTAGCCCTTGTCGGGATCGGCGAAGCCGCGTCCCCCAAGTGCCTGGACCACCACTTCCCGCCGGTCGAGGTCGAGCCACACCTCTGCTCCCGGACGCTCGCCGTGCGCGACGGTCTCCCGGCGTGCGCCGTAAAAGAGCCGCTGGAAGGATGCGTGCACGACGTCGGTGTGGACGCGGTAGTCCCGCCAAAACGCCTGCTCTTCTCCATCCACCGGTTCCAGGTAGCCCAGCCGCCGCGCCAGCGTCCGCTCGTCGGCGGCGCCGTCGGGGATTGCGTGGGTCTGCTGATGGGCCAGGATCTGGATCTTGTGCTCCACGTTCCGCAGGAAACGGTAGCCCGCGCTCAGGGCCTCGCATTCCTGCGCCGGCACATAGCCGTGGCGGGCGAGCCCCGCCAACGCGTCGAGAGTGTTGCGCCGCCGAATGCGCGCGTCGTATCCGCCGTTCACCAGTTGCAGCGCCTGGGTGAAGAACTCCACTTCGCGAATGCCGCCGTGCCCGAGCTTGACGTTGCGTTGCGCGCCGTCGCCGCCGGCGAGCTGTTGGCGCTCGATGCGCGCCTTCATTTCGCGCAGCTCCTCGACGGTGGAGAAGTCGAGGTAGCGGCGATAGACGAACGGCCGGACGTCCTCCAGGAACGCCTCGCCCAGCTCGATGTCGCCGGCCACGGGCCGGGCCTTGATCAACGCCGACCGTTCCCAGCACTGGCCCCAGGACTCGTAGTAGAGCGCCGCCGCGTCCATGGGCTGCGCGCTCGGTCCCTGGCTTCCCATGGGCCGAAGCCGCAGGTCCGTGCGGAACACGACGCCGTCCTCGGTGACCTCGCCCATGGCGCGGGTCAAATCCTCGGCCAGCCGGCTGAAGAACTCCAGCGGCGGAAGCGCCCGCGGCGTGGCGGGCTCGGCGGTCTCGTACAGGTAGATGAGATCGATGTCGGAGCTGAAGTTGAGCTCCTGTCCGCCGAGCTTGCCCATGCCGAGGATGACGAAACGGTTGCGGCGCGACGTCCCCGGCACGCGCACCCGGCCGTGCCGCCGTTCAAGGTCCCGGCGGCAGAACCGGTAGGCCGTGTCGAGGGAGAAGTCCGCCAGGGTGCTCAACTCCGCGGTGGTTTCCTCCACCGGGGCCAGCCCCACGAGGTCGCGGGCGCCGATGCGCAGGTATTCCCGGCGCTTGTGGCGGCGCAGCCTGGCGTGGAGGTCACCCGGGGTTGCGTCAGGTGCGAGGACGCCGAAATCGGCGGAATGCCGCGCGCGTGACTTTGCCTTCGTGTGGATCGCCTTCGCAAAGGTCTCGCCCCAGGCGTCCGCCGCGCGGATGAGGATGCCGCCCAGGTAGGTGCTGCCGCCCAGGAGTTGGAGCAGCATGCGCTGTTCCCGTGGCGCGAGGTCGGGCAGGGGACCGGGACCGCCTTCCTCCAGCAGCCGGCCGAGTTGTACCAGCGCGGTTTCGGGAGATGCCGCCCGCCGCGCGAGGCGTTCAAGCCGCCGCCGTTGGGCCGGGGAGACGAGGTTGCGTAACGAGTCGCTCATGAGCGGAAGGCTGAAGGGAAGCAGGCGTGATTTGCGCAGTATTGTCCAAGACGATAGAAAAGAAAACGAGGAGGGACCGATGAAACTCGAACCACAAGTGACTTTCCGCGACATGGAGCCCTCTCGCGCCATTGAGCAGGCCATACGCGAGAAGGCGGCCAAGCTCGACCAGTTCCATGACCGCATCACCGGCTGCAGGATAGTGGTCGGGGCGCCGCACCGTCACCACCAGAAGGGGCGGCTCTACAACGTGCGCATCGATCTGACGGTGCCGGGCGGGGAGTTGGTGGTGAACCGGGACAGCGGCCGAGCCGCGGCGCACCACGACGTGCAGGTGGCGATTCGCGATGCCTTTGACGCCGCTCGCCGGCAACTCCAGGAATACGCGCGCCGCCGGCGCGGTGAAGTGAAGACGCATGCGGCGGAACCGCCGGCCCGGGTCAGCAAGCTCTTCGCGGCCGAACGTTACGGCTTCATCGAGACCAGCGACGGGCGTGAGATCTATTTTCACGGGAACAGCGTGGTGGACGGCTTCGACCGCCTGACGCTGGGGACTCGCGTTCACTTTACGGAAGAGGAGGGCCAGCAAGGCCCCCAGGCAAGCACCGTACGCGTGGTCCACGGATCGGCGGCGTAAAAAAGGGCCGTCCCGACGGGCGGCCCTTTTTGTCTGTTGGCTGGAGGATACGGCGATGGGTCA
The sequence above is drawn from the Deltaproteobacteria bacterium genome and encodes:
- the adk gene encoding adenylate kinase, translated to MRIILLGPPGAGKGTQAESIVAAFGIPQISTGDMLRAAVKEGTALGARVKSVMESGRLVSDEIIVDLIKERIQDPDCRDGFLFDGFPRTLAQAEALRANDIPVTHVVEIDVPPEEVVTRLSGRRVHPASGRIYHVAFNPPKTEGKDDVTGEELVQRDDDREETVRRRLEVYGEQTAPLVDYYTRWQDRGDPAAPRYIKVSGVGRVENVGEAILSRLKEEAS
- a CDS encoding beta-phosphoglucomutase family hydrolase; amino-acid sequence: MSPHPRVTADDFDAVLFDLDGVLTSTARVHSVCWKKMFDEYLRQRAADTGEAFVPFDPDGDYKRYVDGKPRYDGVRSFLESRGIELPDGDPDDPPSASSACGLGNRKDRLFNEVLKAEGAETYDGTIRWARALRGLGIKTAVVSSSKNCKSIMEVAGIEDLFDMRMDGEIAQRLRIPGKPAPDTYLRAAQELGVRPERAVVVEDALSGVQAGRRGGFGLVIGVDRHGDADDLRENGADFVVTDLAEMLDE
- a CDS encoding HPF/RaiA family ribosome-associated protein; its protein translation is MKLEPQVTFRDMEPSRAIEQAIREKAAKLDQFHDRITGCRIVVGAPHRHHQKGRLYNVRIDLTVPGGELVVNRDSGRAAAHHDVQVAIRDAFDAARRQLQEYARRRRGEVKTHAAEPPARVSKLFAAERYGFIETSDGREIYFHGNSVVDGFDRLTLGTRVHFTEEEGQQGPQASTVRVVHGSAA
- the glnE gene encoding bifunctional [glutamate--ammonia ligase]-adenylyl-L-tyrosine phosphorylase/[glutamate--ammonia-ligase] adenylyltransferase; protein product: MSDSLRNLVSPAQRRRLERLARRAASPETALVQLGRLLEEGGPGPLPDLAPREQRMLLQLLGGSTYLGGILIRAADAWGETFAKAIHTKAKSRARHSADFGVLAPDATPGDLHARLRRHKRREYLRIGARDLVGLAPVEETTAELSTLADFSLDTAYRFCRRDLERRHGRVRVPGTSRRNRFVILGMGKLGGQELNFSSDIDLIYLYETAEPATPRALPPLEFFSRLAEDLTRAMGEVTEDGVVFRTDLRLRPMGSQGPSAQPMDAAALYYESWGQCWERSALIKARPVAGDIELGEAFLEDVRPFVYRRYLDFSTVEELREMKARIERQQLAGGDGAQRNVKLGHGGIREVEFFTQALQLVNGGYDARIRRRNTLDALAGLARHGYVPAQECEALSAGYRFLRNVEHKIQILAHQQTHAIPDGAADERTLARRLGYLEPVDGEEQAFWRDYRVHTDVVHASFQRLFYGARRETVAHGERPGAEVWLDLDRREVVVQALGGRGFADPDKGYRDLLAVRDGSGATPPGPKRRKVMRDLMPALMEAIVASGEPQQALHHMAGFGCRIGARTGFLTLLAENPKTTRLLIDLFAHSRFLSELFVNRPELLDSLIRVDLTRVVKTRAEMLEELRTAMAEARDLEDSLDRLRRYRVEEFLRLGLHDLGGELDFDDAVAQLTALAEACLEAALALAGSEMERRHGAPEPGRFAVVAMGKLGERQLDYNSDLDLIFLYDEPEKPRTRGARSDSLSSHEYYVRLGQTLMTCLSAPTAEGIAYQLDMRLRPSGRSGPLVASLDAFRRYHETSSQLWERQALIRARFAAGDADLGAEAEDIAERFAFQDDFGRQDVREIDHLRMRMERELAREDGSRFDVKAGRGGLIDVEFLVQMLQLRFGHEHAALRQRDTLGAAAALRELRLLGARDYRILVEGYTFLRRLGHRLRIERDQDTHVLEREPGRLRAVALALGYGEKRRGSPGAALLRDYEKRRERVRACYERFFPEAD
- a CDS encoding FAD-dependent oxidoreductase codes for the protein MPNAGTDDNPLRVAIIGSGPAGFYVVERLFKEQGLSVEVDMFDELATPFGLVRGGVAPDHQKIKSVVRVYDRAARKPNFRFYGNVCYGRDVHLTDLTAHYHQVCFTTGAQTDRNLGIPGEDLEGSHAATEFVAWYNGHPDYRDRRFDLSGENAAVIGVGNVAIDVARILCRCHEELAVTDIADYALEALRESRIRNVYLIGRRGPAQAAFTNPEIKEMGELADADVEVLPEEARLDALSQAHVDAHGDKALVRKLEILQSYAGRAPTGKSRRLSIRFLLSPTELIGDADGQVRAVHLVRNELYADNGGLRPRATAVTETIPADIVFRSVGYLGVALPGVPFDERRGVIPNDRGRVLAGQGKGPLVGLYASGWIKRGPSGVIGTNKPDAGETVERMLEDLQAGAVLDPAHPEVAGAERLVRERRPQYVSYQDWLRLDDIETARGKASGRPRVKLTRTEDMLAALKGAGA
- a CDS encoding type I secretion system permease/ATPase; the encoded protein is MTATHPAAGAAEIRAAMNESRRSFAYIGLFSAFVNLLMLTGPVFMLQIYDRVLPSRSEATLLALVGIVAFLFLMMGLLDHFRARVLARAGARFQARMDPRVLGAILTRAGRSPQARSAPATGLADLEAMQRFASGPGPFAFFDAPWTPVFLFALFLFHWMLGLLAVSSGILLLGLALMNQARTGRLQKEAGEASARAFQLTEQMRAGGETVRGLGMRGTALTRLAAIRNRALGATIASSDRGGAFAATTRTLRLFLQSMMLGLGGWLAIQGSITPGIMIAASILLGRALAPIDQAVAQWPVLQRALEGRRALSRLLSETPEEPLGTPLPAPDPAALRKAGQPLLAADKLYVGAPGATRPAVRGASFALHPGAAVGIAGPSAAGKSTLARALAGVWTPLAGKVTLAGAGLDQYGEAALSRHLGWLPQEVVLFEGTVAENIARLAPEPDPEAVVAAAQHAGAHAMILSLPGGYDFEVAAGGAALSGGQRQRIALARAFYGDPAVVVLDEPDAHLDAEGAAALDRAVAALKARGGAAVIIAHRASAFAACDTLLAMADGALRPLEPAPASTPRPERQPAPATQVPVTQAPAAQVGVTRVAGPPTAGPGRRRTLKLVDVAEPEDAAPVDSGAEDAGSGGGSPGTGT